The Mycolicibacterium monacense genome contains the following window.
AGTGCGATGAGCGATGGCTGACGAACCGCGCGGCGAGGACGCTGCGTTGGTGGCGGTGCAGGCGGCCCTCGCCGGCCGCCCCGGCGTGCTCCCCGGGGCCAGGGCGCTGTCCCACTTCGGTGAGCACAGCGCCGGCTGGCTGGCCGTGGCCGGGCTGGGCGCGGTGCTGCAGCCCGAACGCCGTCGCGACTGGCTCGTCGCCGGTGCCGGCGCATTCGCCGCACACGCGGCCGCGGTGCTGATCAAACGCGTGGTGCGTCGGGAACGACCGCATCACCCGGCGATCGCGGTCAACGTCGGCACGCCCAGCCGGCTGAGTTTCCCGTCCGCACACGCCACCTCGACCACCGCGGCCGCGGTGCTGCTCGGCCGGGTGACCGGGTTGCCGCTGCCGGCGGTGCTGGTGCCGCCGATGGCGTTGTCGCGACTGGTGCTCGGCGTGCACTATCCCAGTGACGTGATGACCGGTGTCGCGGTGGGTGCGGTGGTCGCCGAGGTCAGCGCGCGGGTGGCCGAGCGGACCGGCGCCCGGGGATGACACTGATGGCCGGCAGAGGTGAACGCAGCGCAATGGAGCGGATCGAGATGGGTTCTGGGCGTCATGGGTATCGGGATGAGTGAGGAAGCGGCGCCGGTCACCGGTCCGCCGCGCAGTCTGCCCGCGGGGATCATCAAGGCGATCCGGCCGCGGCAGTGGGTGAAGAACCTCCTGGTGCTCGCCGCGCCGCTCGTGGCGCTCGGCGACGACCGGTTCACCTACGACTACCGCACCGTGCTGATCAAGGTGTCGGTGGCGTTCGTCGCGTTCTGTCTGGCCGCCTCGACGGTCTACCTGGTCAACGACGCCCGCGACGTCGAGGCCGACCGGGCCCACCCCACCAAACGGTTCCGGCCCATCGCGGCCGGTGTGGTGTCCGAGCGGCTGGCGTACGGCCTCGCGATCGTGCTGGGCGCGGCCTCGCTGATCATCTCGTGGCTGCTCACCCCGAACCTCGCGCTGGTGATGGCGATCTACATCGCGATCCAGCTGGCCTACTGCTTCGGCCTGAAACACCAAGCGGTGCTTGATATCTGCATCGTCTCGTCCGGATTCCTGATCCGCGCCATCGCGGGTGGCGTGGCCGCCGACGTCCCGCTGTCGCAGTGGTTCCTGCTCGTCATGGCGTTCGGATCGCTGTTCATGGCGGCCGGTAAGCGGTACGCCGAACTGCAGTTGGCCGAGCGGACCGGCGCCAAGATCCGCAAATCGCTCGAGCGCTACACCACCACGTACCTGCGGTTCGTGTGGACGATGTCGGCGACGGCGGTGGTGCTCTGCTACGGCCTGTGGGCGTTCGGCCGCGACGACCAGGGCGGCACCTCGTGGTTCGTCGTCTCGATGATCCCGTTCACCATCGCGATCCTGCGCTACGCCGTCGACGTCGACGGCGGTATGGCCGGTGAGCCCGA
Protein-coding sequences here:
- a CDS encoding phosphatase PAP2 family protein translates to MADEPRGEDAALVAVQAALAGRPGVLPGARALSHFGEHSAGWLAVAGLGAVLQPERRRDWLVAGAGAFAAHAAAVLIKRVVRRERPHHPAIAVNVGTPSRLSFPSAHATSTTAAAVLLGRVTGLPLPAVLVPPMALSRLVLGVHYPSDVMTGVAVGAVVAEVSARVAERTGARG
- a CDS encoding decaprenyl-phosphate phosphoribosyltransferase yields the protein MSEEAAPVTGPPRSLPAGIIKAIRPRQWVKNLLVLAAPLVALGDDRFTYDYRTVLIKVSVAFVAFCLAASTVYLVNDARDVEADRAHPTKRFRPIAAGVVSERLAYGLAIVLGAASLIISWLLTPNLALVMAIYIAIQLAYCFGLKHQAVLDICIVSSGFLIRAIAGGVAADVPLSQWFLLVMAFGSLFMAAGKRYAELQLAERTGAKIRKSLERYTTTYLRFVWTMSATAVVLCYGLWAFGRDDQGGTSWFVVSMIPFTIAILRYAVDVDGGMAGEPEEIALRDRVLQFLAVAWIGTVGAAVIFG